The following are encoded together in the Nymphaea colorata isolate Beijing-Zhang1983 chromosome 14, ASM883128v2, whole genome shotgun sequence genome:
- the LOC116267393 gene encoding beta-fructofuranosidase, insoluble isoenzyme 1-like isoform X2, producing MLESFSLMGASRICFSFVAFLICNLLSIHGVQASHQVFQELMSVSPNSSANQLHRTGYHFQPPMHWINDPNGPVYYKGLYHFFYQYNPYGSIWGNIIWAHSISTDLINWFPLEPALVPSEPFDIAGCWSGSATILPGEKPAILYTGLNSSNVQLQNIAFPKDPSDPFLREWVKPSYNPVMAPTTSNGINASAFRDPTTAWLGPDGMWRTLVGSKVDQKGIAILYRSSDFINWTMVLEPLHSSEGTGMWECPDFYPVPVNGTVGLDTSVTGPRVKHVLKVSLDDKKIDYYTVGTYLHREDKYVPDNTSPDDATGFRYDYGKFYASKTFFDSQKNRRILWGWINESDSFENDVHKGWAGVQAIPRKVWLDESGKQLVQWPVEELEGLRGERASVHNKRIESGSTVQVKGVQASQADVEVSFQVDDLNKAEVLDDPDLLVNPQGICSEKGAAVKGGVGPFGLLLFASHDLQEQTAVFFRVFKRPNSNHLVVVMCSDQSKSTLEKDVDKTTYGGFVDVHISDGHISLRTLIDNSIVESFGGGGKTCITARVYPKLAVGNDARLYVFNNGSSAVTLSKLTAWSMRKPSIN from the exons ATGCTCGAGAGCTTCTCTCTAATGGGGGCTTCTCGCATCTGCTTCTCCTTTGTGGCTTTCCTCATCTGCAACTTGTTGTCAATTCATGGAGTCCAAGCATCCCACCAGGTCTTTCAGGAGCTCATGTCCGTATCACCAAACTCTTCAGCAAACCAGCTCCACAGAACCGGCTACCACTTCCAGCCACCGATGCATTGGATAAATG ATCCCAATG GGCCTGTGTATTACAAGGGACTCTACCATTTTTTCTACCAGTACAACCCATATGGTTCCATATGGGGAAACATCATTTGGGCTCACTCAATATCCACAGACCTGATCAACTGGTTCCCTCTTGAGCCTGCACTCGTCCCCTCTGAGCCATTCGACATAGCTGGCTGTTGGTCTGGTTCAGCCACCATCCTACCAGGGGAGAAACCGGCCATCCTGTACACAGGACTGAACTCATCAAACGTCCAACTCCAAAACATCGCCTTCCCCAAGGACCCATCCGACCCTTTCCTCAGAGAATGGGTGAAGCCTTCCTACAACCCTGTGATGGCCCCTACAACCAGTAATGGCATCAACGCTAGCGCCTTCAGGGACCCGACCACCGCCTGGCTCGGCCCGGATGGGATGTGGAGAACCCTTGTGGGGAGCAAAGTCGATCAGAAAGGAATAGCCATCCTCTATAGGAGCAGTGACTTCATTAACTGGACGATGGTCCTGGAGCCCTTGCATTCCTCCGAGGGGACGGGGATGTGGGAGTGCCCTGACTTCTACCCTGTTCCTGTTAATGGAACCGTTGGACTGGACACCTCTGTTACGGGCCCCCGTGTCAAGCATGTTCTCAAGGTGAGCCTGGACGACAAGAAGATCGATTACTACACTGTTGGGACGTACTTGCACCGAGAAGACAAGTATGTACCGGATAACACGTCTCCCGACGACGCCACCGGATTCCGGTACGACTACGGGAAGTTTTACGCGTCTAAGACGTTTTTCGACAGCCAGAAGAATAGAAGAATCCTTTGGGGATGGATCAATGAATCGGACAGTTTCGAGAATGATGTTCACAAGGGTTGGGCCGGTGTACAA GCGATCCCAAGGAAGGTTTGGCTTGATGAGAGTGGAAAGCAGCTTGTTCAATGGCCGGTTGAAGAGTTAGAAGGTTTGCGCGGAGAGAGAGCCAGTGTTCATAATAAACGTATCGAAAGTGGGTCGACGGTCCAAGTTAAAGGTGTTCAGGCTTCACAG GCAGATGTTGAAGTGTCTTTCCAAGTGGACGATTTGAACAAGGCAGAGGTGCTGGACGATCCAGACCTGCTGGTTAACCCACAAGGGATATGCAGCGAGAAAGGTGCTGCTGTTAAGGGCGGGGTCGGCCCCTTTGGCCTCTTGCTTTTCGCCTCCCACGACTTGCAAGAGCAAACCGCTGTTTTCTTCCGCGTCTTCAAGCGCCCAAACAGCAACCACCTTGTTGTCGTCATGTGCAGCGAtcaaagcaa GTCAACGCTTGAAAAGGACGTGGACAAAACAACATACGGAGGATTCGTTGACGTCCACATATCTGATGGCCACATCTCACTGCGAACTCTG ATCGATAACTCTATTGTGGAGAGCTTTGGTGGCGGTGGGAAGACGTGCATTACTGCAAGAGTGTATCCAAAGCTGGCAGTGGGAAATGATGCCAGGCTCTATGTCTTCAACAATGGCTCCTCCGCTGTCACCCTCTCCAAATTAACCGCATGGTCCATGAGGAAGCCTTCCATTAACTGA
- the LOC116267393 gene encoding beta-fructofuranosidase, insoluble isoenzyme 1-like isoform X1 — protein sequence MMVACVWKKPDPNGPVYYKGLYHFFYQYNPYGSIWGNIIWAHSISTDLINWFPLEPALVPSEPFDIAGCWSGSATILPGEKPAILYTGLNSSNVQLQNIAFPKDPSDPFLREWVKPSYNPVMAPTTSNGINASAFRDPTTAWLGPDGMWRTLVGSKVDQKGIAILYRSSDFINWTMVLEPLHSSEGTGMWECPDFYPVPVNGTVGLDTSVTGPRVKHVLKVSLDDKKIDYYTVGTYLHREDKYVPDNTSPDDATGFRYDYGKFYASKTFFDSQKNRRILWGWINESDSFENDVHKGWAGVQAIPRKVWLDESGKQLVQWPVEELEGLRGERASVHNKRIESGSTVQVKGVQASQADVEVSFQVDDLNKAEVLDDPDLLVNPQGICSEKGAAVKGGVGPFGLLLFASHDLQEQTAVFFRVFKRPNSNHLVVVMCSDQSKSTLEKDVDKTTYGGFVDVHISDGHISLRTLIDNSIVESFGGGGKTCITARVYPKLAVGNDARLYVFNNGSSAVTLSKLTAWSMRKPSIN from the exons ATGATGGTGGCATGTGTTTGGAAAAAACCAGATCCCAATG GGCCTGTGTATTACAAGGGACTCTACCATTTTTTCTACCAGTACAACCCATATGGTTCCATATGGGGAAACATCATTTGGGCTCACTCAATATCCACAGACCTGATCAACTGGTTCCCTCTTGAGCCTGCACTCGTCCCCTCTGAGCCATTCGACATAGCTGGCTGTTGGTCTGGTTCAGCCACCATCCTACCAGGGGAGAAACCGGCCATCCTGTACACAGGACTGAACTCATCAAACGTCCAACTCCAAAACATCGCCTTCCCCAAGGACCCATCCGACCCTTTCCTCAGAGAATGGGTGAAGCCTTCCTACAACCCTGTGATGGCCCCTACAACCAGTAATGGCATCAACGCTAGCGCCTTCAGGGACCCGACCACCGCCTGGCTCGGCCCGGATGGGATGTGGAGAACCCTTGTGGGGAGCAAAGTCGATCAGAAAGGAATAGCCATCCTCTATAGGAGCAGTGACTTCATTAACTGGACGATGGTCCTGGAGCCCTTGCATTCCTCCGAGGGGACGGGGATGTGGGAGTGCCCTGACTTCTACCCTGTTCCTGTTAATGGAACCGTTGGACTGGACACCTCTGTTACGGGCCCCCGTGTCAAGCATGTTCTCAAGGTGAGCCTGGACGACAAGAAGATCGATTACTACACTGTTGGGACGTACTTGCACCGAGAAGACAAGTATGTACCGGATAACACGTCTCCCGACGACGCCACCGGATTCCGGTACGACTACGGGAAGTTTTACGCGTCTAAGACGTTTTTCGACAGCCAGAAGAATAGAAGAATCCTTTGGGGATGGATCAATGAATCGGACAGTTTCGAGAATGATGTTCACAAGGGTTGGGCCGGTGTACAA GCGATCCCAAGGAAGGTTTGGCTTGATGAGAGTGGAAAGCAGCTTGTTCAATGGCCGGTTGAAGAGTTAGAAGGTTTGCGCGGAGAGAGAGCCAGTGTTCATAATAAACGTATCGAAAGTGGGTCGACGGTCCAAGTTAAAGGTGTTCAGGCTTCACAG GCAGATGTTGAAGTGTCTTTCCAAGTGGACGATTTGAACAAGGCAGAGGTGCTGGACGATCCAGACCTGCTGGTTAACCCACAAGGGATATGCAGCGAGAAAGGTGCTGCTGTTAAGGGCGGGGTCGGCCCCTTTGGCCTCTTGCTTTTCGCCTCCCACGACTTGCAAGAGCAAACCGCTGTTTTCTTCCGCGTCTTCAAGCGCCCAAACAGCAACCACCTTGTTGTCGTCATGTGCAGCGAtcaaagcaa GTCAACGCTTGAAAAGGACGTGGACAAAACAACATACGGAGGATTCGTTGACGTCCACATATCTGATGGCCACATCTCACTGCGAACTCTG ATCGATAACTCTATTGTGGAGAGCTTTGGTGGCGGTGGGAAGACGTGCATTACTGCAAGAGTGTATCCAAAGCTGGCAGTGGGAAATGATGCCAGGCTCTATGTCTTCAACAATGGCTCCTCCGCTGTCACCCTCTCCAAATTAACCGCATGGTCCATGAGGAAGCCTTCCATTAACTGA